The Elaeis guineensis isolate ETL-2024a chromosome 3, EG11, whole genome shotgun sequence region TATGTTCTTATGCAGTGCATGGTATTGTTTATAAGAAAATTTTGTATTATTAGCTTTCTTGTCTATGAATTAATGAAGCATTAATATGCGTAACCTCCTGCAGAGGAATTCTTTCATGAAGTGCTAGATCCGCACATGTACATGTGATTCATCCACTGTTGCGATGATCCCTGGTTCTAATCTACACAGGTTCGCGTATCCAACAGGACAAGACGCGGTTCATGTCTGTAATGTTGCAAGCGGGCTTTGTCTCTGATTTCTGGATGGGCGTAAGCTTCCAGACTCGCACTTCCAGAAGCTCTAATTGGCTTATAAGCACTTCAGAcccaataaaaaatcaaattaaacagATAAAGCTGGATCCAGAGCAAAGCTAATTCAGGTCCAGGCTGTGGCGCACCCGGCCAGCATCCACGATTACCATTATGTTCCTGCTTCCTAACCAGGACAAAATGGTAACAGGTGCCTCTGGACTCTATAATATTCTGAGAAGCTGCCCAATTTCTTACTTCCTCTCCCTTTTGCTTTTTTGGCAGGCTTCCTTTTTAACCCCTTTCCTCTACTCTCTTACATAGGATTGTATCTCCGAGCCTCGTCCTCCGTATCTTTCAAGACCCACATGTCCGCACCGGAACGGCCTCCGCAAACCAGAGGCCAGGATTTTCTCACCTGCTCCCCAGCAAAGATCTTCGGAATCTTTTCAAGAGTATATCTTGTATATAATCACTTCCACCCATCCCTCTCTTCCTCAACTCCACCCGCCATTCTTAACCCCCCAACCCCAAACTCCCTCTCAGATCCTTTATAACCAGCTAGTGCAATGGCCTTGCTAAGGGCCAGCTCCATCTCATCCTTCCTTATGGTCATCTTCCTCATAACTAGCCTCATGTCCATAGTCAGCCAAATCGGGCCCTGGCCTGGGGCCCTGCCCCAAGACCTTCTCGCCATCGACATCGCCGCAAAACTCCATATGGACTCCCATGCTACTTCTTTAGTCTCTACCGACTTCGGCGGCCTCACCCAGGCCACCCCCGCCGCTGTTTTCTACCCGTCGTCGCCCCACGACATTGCCGTCCTGGTGCAATTCTCCTACTCCTCGTCCCGGCCCTTCACAGTAGCCCCCCGAGGCCACGGCCACTCCATCAGGGGCCAGGCCTTTGCCCCTGATGGGGTGGTCATAGACATGGCATCGCTCGGCCATGGACGCAACGATCGGATCATCGTGCACTCGGATGACTCCCAGTTTCGGTATGTCGATGCCGGTGGCGAGCAGCTTTGGATCGACGTTCTGCATGCAGCGTTGGAGCACGGGCTTGCACCGCCCTCATGGACCGATTACCTCCACCTGACCGTCGGCGGCACCCTCTCTAATGCCGGCGTCAGCGGCCAGGCTTTCCGTCACGGCCCGCAGATCTCCAATGTGTATGAATTGGACGTCGTCACCGGTATTAATTAACAGCCAATTACATATCTATATATTTGGTCTAACAGCCTACCAAATTATTAATCATGTAGTGTTGAGATTTGAATGAAGCTTTTACGAAAAATATCATAGAATGCGTCAGTAACTCATCAAGATAATGATTGGCGGACTGTATGTGGAACAGGGAAGGGGGAGATGGTCACGTGCTCCAGGGACGACAACTCGGAGCTATTCTATGCGGTGTTAGGAGGGCTGGGGCAGTTGGGGATCATAACCCGGGCACGGATCGGCCTGGAGCCGGCGCCCCAGAGGGTGCGCTGGGTTCGATTGATATACGATGATTTCGGGGAGTTCACGAGGGACCAGGAGCGGCTCATAACGATGATATCTGCATCcaaggagatgaagaagaagaaaggaggggGGTTCGACTACGTGGAGGGATCGGTTCTGGTGGCGGATGGAAGTCTTATCGGGAGCTGGAGGTCGTCTTCCTTTGCGGGGTGGGACGCGGAGAGGATCGCCAGGCTGGGAGCGGAGCACGGCGTCATCTACTGCTTGGAAGGGGCGATGTACTACGACTGGGTCACAGCATCACGTTCATGGGTGGTGGATCAGGTAAAAAAAAGTACCCACCGATTTGCTGGTGCCCTACCGAGAAATTATCTCCTAGACTGCATGCACCACGTGACCGTTTACACTAACAATCACAATTGCACCACCGCTGCAGAAAAACGAGCGAGTGGCTGTGATCATCAAGACCATGTGATGCACGCTTTGGaggatataatttttctatttgtaccCACCATCGTATCTTTCGTAGGACCCATATGATCCTACTCCATCTTTAAATTGACGAAACTTTTAGTTAGACTAGCTAGATCCACTGCTAAGTTAATGCAAGACGACCCTGACTCTTTtttcctcttccttcttttttttttttttgtttctgtttGGCTATGTTGCTTTCTAATGGAACCAGTCTATAAGCTTAATGGTGGATCTGGTCCAACCGATAGTTTCTCCTTAATTTGTGTATCATCACACCGGAGCTATGTCCCAAGCAAAAGTATGTAGTCTCCTTCAAGACCTAGGATATTCGAGTTcctcattttatttttttcttttacttttttggAGGGGGTTGTAAAACCGGAACATTGTGCTTCTCTACGCCGTTTACGTCTTGCAGAGTAGTTGTGACTCATCTCTCTTTTTATAATCTTTGTTAGGTATGGTTTTGACTCGAGCCGTTAGTAAACTTCAACGGTTAGCTCGATGGTAGGCTCAAGTTTGACAAAGGAACAATCCAAGCCTGAGCTTCTAAATGTTAAGATTTTGACTCATAATAAAGCCTAGACCAAACGGTGTCGATTAGCTTGTCCATATAGAAAGCTAGGGATCACTTGGATGATAGGCTCGTTCAAGTTACTTCATCATGAAATAATGAACCGCATTTCATGTTTGTGATTAAGTTGAGCTTAAGATGGGGTGCTTATTCCGTCTGGCAATCCGAGCGTGAGAAGCtagcccaaagcttttcacttctCACCTTAGTAGGAGTCTCTCTCTCTCGCGTCCTCTCCGACGGTCCTCCCGGCCGCCAGAAATAGTCTGACATCGTTTTTGAGCATTTCTCATGAATAGTAATCTGTACGTCACAATGTTTTTGTTCATAACCTTCGTATATTCGATCATTTGCATTagtagggtagtttattttcttATGGATACAAGTacaataaacttttttttttttttgatgtaaagggAGGATAAGACCACCCGGTTTATTTATGAAAATACAAGTGACAATAAACTAGTATTCAATACGATTTTTGGACTTAATTACAAGAAGGCTGGTCCTGAAGTCTTTTAATAGATCGTCATTGATCTCTCCCGAACAGATCATAAGTTTTTGAGACTTAAGGTTGTTGCAGAAGCGGTGAAAGTGTACgaacaaatggtgggtttgattgCCCTCGGTCTGTTAATTGGATGCGTGTGAGCATAGAAGTGTTTGACCTAGTCgaacaaaaaattaaagaagGAAGGTGTTGACTTTGTATTTTTAGTTTGTGTGCAAGAATAGGGTATTGACTTTTGGCATTAGCTGTAGTTAATTTTTTCAAGCTACTGACAATTTGGACCTACTGACAGGAGCTTGAATTGTTGCTTGAAGAGCTGAGCTTTGTCCCCGGGTTTGCGTTCACAAACGACGTCTCCTATGAGCGATTTCTGGATAGAGTTCATGAAGGGGAGTTGAAACTGCGTTCGAAGGGCCTTTGGGATGTTCCTCACCCATGGCTTAATATATTTGTGCCCAAATCCAGAATACAAGATTTTAATACTGGAATCTTCAAGAGGATCCTGAAGCACAACAAGTCAACGGGTCCCATTCTATTCTATCCTATGAACAGGGACAAGTGCGTAAACTAtgcaattaattatatatattgatcCATGGATGGATTAATTATTATATTGTTAGCTAATTATACGGATGGATGCGTTACAGGTGGGACAAGAGGATGTCGTCAGTGATCCCTGACGAAGAGATCTTTTATTCTATAGGTTTTCTATGGTCTGCTATAATAAATGACTGGGAGTACTTGGAAAATCTGAACCTGGAGATCTTACGGTTCTGCGATCAGGAAGGCATCAAATATAAACAGTACTTGCCTCATTATTTATCTCAGGAGGACTGGATGAAGCACTTCGGTTCCAGGTGGGACAAGTTCTTTGAGATGAAGAGGAAGTATGATCCTAAAGCACTCTTATCTCCAGGGCAGAAAATATTTACCACCTCGCTCGTGGACCATGCCACCATGTAGCATCGTGGAAGACTGGTTGACCTAAATTAaggcttcatatatatatatatatatatatatatatatggaagaAAGTAGATGACATCTATCAATATCTTGTACCGATTGCTTATGATTTGGTAAAGTGTCTTTTAATTAATTAAGTTTCAGTATGAAGAGGTTCTCTAGGGAAGGAATCAAATCTATATGGagattttgtaatttttttaattattcctcCATTAGTGTTTAAGTGTACCATGTGTGCTGATATCTAGCATGTGGCTAGTGGACTGCCTGTTTAAAGTGCGGCATTGGCAGCTCGGAAAGGTGATGTCGGCGAACGAGATATATCCAGCTATAGATTTCTAAGGTTAGGACGGAAGCATTGGGCGGACATGAGTGACAGACAACTTCCTTGTCAATGTCCTTGCTCGAACTACTTGGGCCTTGAACATAAAGAGGATGACGACAGGGTTGTGTTTGGACGTGGGTAGGCGCCATGATTGACATAATTGAAGAGAGGAAACGGATCGGGAGCAGCAAGACTTGAGAGATTTCCATCCCGTCTTGGGCCACCCTTCACATCATGGTGATTGGGCAAAACATTTAGGCAGATCCGGGAAGGACACAATGAAGATACGCGGATACGTCAATAGACTGTTCAATGTTTGACGAGGACAAAAAGATACAGTGGCTGCACAGTCAGGTGGTACATCAATCGGTTCCATTTGAACCTCGACAGGAGTCACAATGGCTGGATTATCAGGATGTTGGTCATGTCATCAACGCAATTACGGGGAGCATGGTCATGAGAAGGTCCCCTTTATTGCACACTCAATCTACTCAAACCTTGCTCATcttttatcctaaaaaataacAAAGTATCGTTCTTGTGATTTAGATTAATCATAATATATAGATGATTCTGCAATATAATTGATGCACAGCAACTTGTATCCAAAGACATGGAATTATCTACAGTGTGTTCGCACCCATAGAGTGTGGTAGCATTACGAGTAGTAGATGCAATATCATGTATCTTGAAGATAGGTCGCTCTTTTTCATCGCCGTGATGCATTGTTTATCCAGAGAAATTATATTCTATGTTTAGTTGTACCATCTCACAGGTGTATCAAGTCAGTCTATTTTTGTTGCGATAGAAACCCCTCCGAAAGGTTAGGATCGTGATCTTGCTGACTGCGAGATCGACAAATAAAAGAGATCTCCTCTCTGATCTCCTCAATCACGATCTTGCCCTTCGATCGGTCAAGACTGCCTTTTCACTCGTCAGCGACATTTGTGAAGTGAACTTGCCCTCCAAGAGAACAAGATCCACTAGCTTGCCTTCACGGTAGAACCCCATGCTATCCAAATTCATGTTGCCTAAGAAGATGCCGACTCTGCGAATCTCATTCTCGACCACTGCTCGAGCCTCAACCTATTTCCTCGTATCTTGGTCACACTCTATATCTCAATCATGAAGCCACTATGGTGATGCTTTTATTGATAGACGCAATCGTTGCATGCCACTAATAGAGAATCACCCACCAAGCTGTCGAGAGGGATTAGAGTCCTCTCATTCCTGCCCCACCTCGAAGCTAAAATGATTAGAATGCCCACACGACGAAAATGGATTGGCTTTGGGGGTTCGAAGcacttctattcttttttttacCCTGAAGCTAAGGCGGCTACAATGGCCACATGATAAAAATGGATTGGCCTTGTAATaaccagattaaaaaaaaaaaaaaaaaaaaacagaggatgtTGGATGGATGTatggccaggacaccatctcccaagatcctttcagtaccacgcaatgcagcaggaagaaagaaaaaacaaaataaaaagaaaaacaatcaaaatacgtggatcagccataaaatggctcgcctccacggggcatgcaaacttcactatgaaaagaaaattttacaagaggagacctcaccctcaacccttgtacacccaattctctctcactagaagtttccgtcacaaaactctctctctcttggagacccccctgaacccctgaagagcatggcgaccgctgtccaggagcctcctgctccttctctcacagcgctctagcctctctctctcttctcggattcgtacggcTCCGTACGATGCGAAAACCGAACCCCACTCctctctgtttcgtcacaggaccctttttaaagggttaaacagggtttaaatttgattagagagggattaggagtcctaaacaaagccaaaaaaccctctgaaccgtcggatcaagatcgggatctCTCTGGGCCGTCCAATCGTgcttcggtccatggaatagtaccgtggaccgtgagaaacgcatggaaaatgcccacgcggtccacaggccccgccatagaccgcccggtccacggtggaccggggcaaaaggtcgcgggcctgggtcgcgcgtcccgcgcgggcctgggtcccgcgtcccacgcgccaacgcctgcggccgcgccgctgccgcccgccgccggtcgccggcggtcctctatcgcttcgattctcgtgccgacttcaaaagctcatatctcctccatctgagctccgtttcaggtgatcttggtctagttggactctatttttcgccgtgaacctcgctgtgggctcaatgtggctgaatctcgaggcgtcaaatcttaacaatctccatctcgactcgatattcggcctcctccaaactccgagagcttctggatctcttcgcccccatgccctggggcaatcgcctgctgatcatggatgggcaaacatgggagtcgagccaggctgctcgatcccatctccatcgtatgctgtgctcctcctgatctaagacctgctcggggcatcatcctgcggcaataggaattttaccttgcgacgtcgcctctcgtcctcccgagtctcctgtctcgtgcccgatccacctcctggagctccacctcgctctgggctccgcttggctcccgaagctccacctcgcactgggctccctgtcaggtaataatgtcctctgctcccttcttcccctccagcacaatcctattgccgcgtagcaccctcaggattcctccaccagctaccgtcctgtagcctctgaatccagtctgctaagtgagataagattatgtctgaaattgggtatgtatcggacctcccccaatctcctcactgcaccgtcatgtgtcctccagctgaccgtcccaatgcctctgatcgcacagctcgatccatccggcagatatacagtgctctcactgttctccagggagtcaaactgctcctctctgcaacacacatgataggggcatgcagaatctaatatccactgctgggaagaagcagatacctcgtcagatatctcaaagacatctccatctaaatcactgccggccgtcgctacagcagccaccgtccgatttttcagttgagggcaatctctggctagatgccccaactcctcacaccggtaacacctgattttgctcaagtccctcctggacttagaccgccctcgttgcgatctcctgtcgctccgcctaccgcctcctgctcctccagaagccaccaaagctgagctaccgccacctgagctcgaagctgggttctccctcctaagaacctcattctggagtatcgctgtggtgacctcgtccatcttgatagtgctcttccccactagaagagcaataaccaaggactcgtatgaagagggaagcgatgccagcaaaaccagcgccctggtcttctctcaacttctcgccaacgctgagaaggtcggtgaggatcttctggaagtagctcagatgctcctgcacgctctgtccctcagtcatccacagttggtaaaactgtctccaaaggaaaagagtgttgatgagagacttcgccatgtacaactcctcgagcttcgaccacagcaccgtcgggaagtctcgctcagcacatggatcaccacctcatccgccaggtacatgcggatagtactcaccgcctgcatctgtagccgtttccaatcccgcacctccatggtggtcggcttctcatcgcacaagagagcatcgatcaacccctgttggatgagcacgtccttcacccttgcctgccacaaagaaaaattgctcttaccatcgaacttgttgatctccatcttgattgttcctgttttctccatcttcagtcttgctcaccaccactgcaatctgcgtccttgtaccgccttgctctgataccacttgttgggtggatgtatggccaggataccacctcccaagatcctttcagtaccacgcgatgcagcaggaagaaagaagaaacaaaacaaaaggaaaaacaatcaaaatacgtggatcagccacaaaagggctcgcctccacggggcatgcaaacttcactatgaaaagaaaattttacaagaggagacctcaccctcaacccttgtacacccaattctctctcactagaagtttccctcacaaaagctctctctctcttggagacccccctgaacccctttcaagagcctggcgaccgctgtccaggagcctcctgctccttctctcacagtgctctcgcctctctctctcttctcggattcgtacggcTCCGTACGATGCGAAAACCGAATCTCACTCCTCTCTGTTTCGCCACAGGACcctttttaaagggttaaacagggtttaaacttgattagagagggattaggagtcctaaaaaAAGCCAAAAAacctctgaaccgtcggatcaagacagagatctctctgggccgtccgatcgtacttcgatccatgaaatagtaccgTGAACCGTGAGAAACATGTGGAAAACACccacacggtccacaggccccgtcgtggaccgcccggtccacggtggaccggggcaaaaggtcgcgggcctgggtcgcgcgtcccatgcGTCCCAcatgggcctgggcctgggtcgcgcatctcgtgagggcctgggtcccgcgtcccacgcgccgccgcctgcggccgcaccgctgccgcccgccgccggtcgccagcggtcctccgccgcttcgattctcgtgccgacttcaaaagctcgtatctcctccatccgagctccgtttcaggtgatcttgatctcgttggactccattttttgccgcgaacctcgctgtgggctcaatatggactgaatctcgaggcgtcaaatcctaatagaggaggaggaagactcctaatcggagtcttcttcctctccgtttcCTACGAAATCGGAGTGATAGAGTCCGGCACGGGTTAAGAAAACTCCTCTATAAAATctccttcccctccctttaggtctttatcatgggattttgagagattattaagagtttagagGGATTTTTCCAAGATTTTTCTGCAAGTTCTTTGAACAGGAAGAAAGGATTGTcggagttcttctcggctgccggagctcgaggtaagcccctccccttcttcctctccctcttcctttctcccctggcccaaagtCTCACCGccggccaaccaacgaggggacctcacggtccctgtttcagcccaaatgaacccacgggaaaagaaaagaagaagaaagaagaagaagaagaaaagaaaagaaaagaaaaaggaaaaagaaaaagaaaagaaaaagaaaaaagaaaaagaaaagaaaaaaaaaggaaaaaagagaaagaaaaaaataaaaataaaaaataaaataaaataaaaaaaaagaagagagaaaaattttctctctcctctctctaccttctctctccagtttctctccctattttctctctttagactttttctctttttatggattttatctctctagagtcttcctctctctctgatttcatcacggaccctaggatagaattgagatgaaaataagatgatctgaggttgctccgaaattcgtgcggtagatctgatcccagtcaaatttgtaacacttgattcatattgagtcatcctgataggacctctgatgatctcgaccatgattgttcATCGAAAGGAtatgaaaatttctctctccactttctctctctactttctctctctaaaattttctctctcttcatggattttctctctttagaagtcttatggatcagtggaggatctagatacatagacaagtcctaattttggttaatcctaagagaggtcctcgatctgtgttactAGGATcggttatcgataattttctccatatatgatctttatatttgatcaggattatgaagagatgattgtctgcaaatgatatcgagtggaatattttgttaaagacattcataaatcaaagaagaatattgatttctgtgcttggatcagtcaccgataaaggtaagaatccctgtacatgatcactattatatatatgctattttactgttggttttgcatcattggttttgcatcattggatttgagatcgatgaatttattatacctgagatactgttatttgatttgagcatgagtatattatatcaatatatatgtatcagagattgatggcatgattatatggatatgacatatctgaattgattataatgcaagacagaattgatttgatgaaatcaatacataatgattaaatgaaaaagaaagagatgtatggtatggactagccttgtcatgtggaacagcccgccaggagcttatgcctgggacagcccccactggcttacaggtggatcagccggtcaggagctcatgcctgggacagcccgctaggagcttatgcttgggacagcctctcacggactttggtatgtgggacagccggccaggagctcatcctgggacaatcttgaaagactttttaagtggattcgatccggatggtgactgaggtatagacttggatagtccagaaccagaaagaaaaggttaaaaatcatgtgattatgaaaggagaaatgaaagataagacatgaaataattgttgaataaaaggggtttcacctgttaacatatgatgatgcatctattttaacaagacagaaaatttatgaatgtttgcattattttgaacattgaacatgagattttatattttattgcttatccttattttcagactatattactatttcagtgtgatatgaaaatttttactgggctgtaaagctcacacctcttcatctttctttttcttctcagagttacaggatattcatgattggctatggcttggatttacggatgagcaaAAGGATAAATAGAATGTCATAGtatttgatcagagaattgaagaaatttaaattgtaattatgcaagattttacgaattattgttgaaattaattgttatggatgttaaggttatagtgatttaatttggccttgcatattctttagggcttgctctaaggagtgtgcggccatcacgtatccgacctgagtgttgggttcggggcgtgacaggccTATTGTATCACTAAGATGGTACATAAAATTGAAGgatatgattttttatttatcatattaATAACATCTTATGGTACTATAGAGGATTCAAACTCATCTCAAATTGCTGTTCCATcagcatagtttttttttttaatataattttttttatgcacaATAAATTGGAAAGATTTTAGAATTCTAGAAACTTAATTACTTTATACTTGAAAATAGTCATGTCTATTTGATCATTGGCCGAACCTCAAGTCTAAATTATTTTCATTTTTAGTGGTTCTTCCGGTGTGATCTATTTAAAATTTGGTATGATCAGCTCTAAAACTTCATGGAGAGGCTTTAAGCTAGcaaaatcttaaatctaaatcCCACCTTATTTGTTACTCCCGCTCTGATGCGATACAATGTTGCTGCTAGGGGAAAAATTTACATCATCATACCCATATGCTGCAACCGCTTCTGGGTCGTTACCACCTACTCCTGACCTCGCCACCGTCCCGTCTCTCCCTTCCATTCTCCTCCATCTCCCATCCCCGGCATCACACCGAACTCGAGTCCTCCCTCGACTTTCTTCTCCAGCAATGCTCGACCCCTCGTCAAGCCAAGCAAATCCACGCccagctcctctcctcctccGCCTTCCACCATCCCCACTCTGGCTACCTCTCCGCGCGGCTCGTCTCCGTCTACGGTCGCCTCGGCCTCCTCCCTGACGCCCGCTCCGTCTTCCGCGCTGCTCCCGACCGCCGCTCCTCCCTCCTCTGGAACTCCATCCTCCGTGCCAACCTCGCCCGCGGCCACTCCCTCGAAGCCCTCTCCCTCTACTACGAAATGAGGGCCCTCGGCGCCCTCCCCGATGGCTTCACCTTCCCTCTAGTTATTAGGGCCTGCACCGTACTCGGCGTCTCCAGACTTTGTAGTTCCGTCCACAACCACACCGTCTCCATGGGCTGCCATGTGCATCTCCACGTTGCCAACGAACTGATCATTATGTACGGCAACGTCGGGCGGATGGACTTGGCCCGCCAAGTGTTCGACGCGATGCCTCTCAGAAATGTCGTTTCT contains the following coding sequences:
- the LOC105040417 gene encoding cytokinin dehydrogenase 6, with the translated sequence MALLRASSISSFLMVIFLITSLMSIVSQIGPWPGALPQDLLAIDIAAKLHMDSHATSLVSTDFGGLTQATPAAVFYPSSPHDIAVLVQFSYSSSRPFTVAPRGHGHSIRGQAFAPDGVVIDMASLGHGRNDRIIVHSDDSQFRYVDAGGEQLWIDVLHAALEHGLAPPSWTDYLHLTVGGTLSNAGVSGQAFRHGPQISNVYELDVVTGKGEMVTCSRDDNSELFYAVLGGLGQLGIITRARIGLEPAPQRVRWVRLIYDDFGEFTRDQERLITMISASKEMKKKKGGGFDYVEGSVLVADGSLIGSWRSSSFAGWDAERIARLGAEHGVIYCLEGAMYYDWVTASRSWVVDQELELLLEELSFVPGFAFTNDVSYERFLDRVHEGELKLRSKGLWDVPHPWLNIFVPKSRIQDFNTGIFKRILKHNKSTGPILFYPMNRDKWDKRMSSVIPDEEIFYSIGFLWSAIINDWEYLENLNLEILRFCDQEGIKYKQYLPHYLSQEDWMKHFGSRWDKFFEMKRKYDPKALLSPGQKIFTTSLVDHATM